In Microbacterium sp. SLBN-146, one genomic interval encodes:
- the carA gene encoding glutamine-hydrolyzing carbamoyl-phosphate synthase small subunit produces MTLFTTDPAVLVLEDGTRHVGRAYGAIGTTLGEVVFATGMTGYQETLTDPSYAGQIVLQTAPHIGNTGMNDEDPESRRIWVAGYIVRDPSRVVSNWRADESLDDALVSDGIVGISGIDTRAVTRHIRAAGSMRGGIFSGDAAAIDPEDQLRIVAEAPEMTGLNLSSVVSVGAAEVTPARGERIGNLAVLDLGVKQATIENLAERGFEVHVLPQNVTIDQIRAIDPVAVFYSNGPGDPAASGDHVELLRAVLDDRLPFFGICFGNQLLGRALGLGTYKLPFGHRGINQPVLDKATGRVEITSHNHGFAVDAPIEGEFESPHGYGRVEVSHVGLNDKVVEGLRALDIPAFSVQYHPEAAAGPHDANYLFDRFADLVRENTPKVQHPAEEAQG; encoded by the coding sequence ATGACACTCTTCACCACCGATCCCGCCGTCCTCGTCCTCGAGGACGGCACCCGGCACGTGGGCCGCGCCTACGGCGCGATCGGCACGACTCTCGGCGAAGTCGTCTTCGCGACCGGGATGACCGGATACCAGGAGACACTGACCGACCCGTCGTACGCCGGCCAGATCGTGCTGCAGACGGCGCCCCACATCGGCAACACCGGCATGAACGACGAAGATCCCGAGTCGCGCCGCATCTGGGTGGCCGGATACATCGTGCGCGACCCCTCGCGCGTCGTGTCCAACTGGCGTGCGGACGAGTCGCTGGACGACGCGCTCGTCTCCGACGGGATCGTCGGGATCAGCGGGATCGACACCCGCGCCGTCACCCGTCACATTCGCGCGGCCGGGAGCATGCGCGGTGGGATCTTCTCGGGAGACGCCGCCGCGATCGACCCGGAGGATCAACTGCGGATCGTCGCCGAGGCGCCCGAGATGACGGGCCTCAACCTGTCGTCCGTCGTCTCGGTGGGAGCGGCAGAAGTCACCCCCGCCCGCGGCGAGCGGATCGGCAACCTGGCGGTGCTCGACCTCGGCGTCAAGCAGGCGACGATCGAGAATCTCGCAGAGCGCGGATTCGAGGTCCACGTCCTCCCGCAGAACGTGACGATCGACCAGATCCGCGCGATCGATCCCGTGGCGGTCTTCTACTCGAACGGTCCCGGCGACCCCGCCGCATCCGGGGATCACGTCGAGCTCCTGCGTGCCGTCCTCGACGACCGTCTCCCGTTCTTCGGGATCTGCTTCGGGAATCAGCTGCTCGGGCGCGCGCTCGGACTCGGCACGTACAAGCTCCCGTTCGGTCACCGCGGGATCAACCAGCCCGTCCTCGACAAAGCCACAGGCCGCGTGGAGATCACGTCGCACAATCACGGCTTCGCCGTCGACGCGCCGATCGAGGGGGAGTTCGAGAGCCCCCACGGCTACGGACGTGTCGAGGTGAGCCACGTCGGCCTCAACGACAAGGTCGTCGAAGGGCTTCGCGCCCTCGACATCCCCGCGTTCTCGGTGCAGTACCACCCCGAGGCGGCCGCAGGACCGCACGACGCGAACTACCTCTTCGACAGGTTCGCCGATCTCGTGCGCGAGAACACCCCGAAGGTTCAGCACCCCGCCGAGGAGGCACAGGGATAA
- a CDS encoding dihydroorotase: MTAGQNTPPVILIRGAAVEGGAAADILLENGVIAEIGTGVTRAGATVVDAEGLIALPGLVDLHTHLREPGYEASETILTGSRAAAAGGFTAVFAMPNTSPVADTAGVVEQELALGEAAGFVTVQPIGAVTIGQRGERLAELGAMADSRARVRVFSDDGFCVWDPLIMRRALEYVKAFDGVVAQHAQDPRLTEGAQMNEGSVSAELGLAGWPAVAEESIIARDVLLAEHVGSRLHVCHLSTAGSVDIIRWAKKRGVDVTAEVTPHHLLLTDDLVHGYDARFKVNPPLRREEDVRAVREGLADGTIDIVATDHAPHPAEAKACEWQAAANGMVGLESALRVVQQAMIETGLLDWADVARVMSRTPARIGRLAGHGTPLEVGAPASLTLHDPSPVRPFSLQDLRGRSKNSPYVGRELPGEVRWTVYRGLPTVVDGAVLERPGVLS, translated from the coding sequence ATGACCGCTGGACAGAACACGCCCCCCGTCATCCTGATCCGCGGTGCTGCGGTCGAGGGCGGCGCCGCGGCAGACATCCTGCTCGAGAACGGTGTCATCGCCGAGATCGGTACGGGGGTCACGCGAGCCGGAGCGACGGTCGTGGATGCCGAGGGCCTCATCGCCCTGCCCGGACTCGTCGACCTCCACACGCACCTCCGCGAGCCCGGCTACGAGGCATCCGAGACGATCCTGACCGGATCGCGCGCCGCCGCCGCGGGCGGCTTCACGGCCGTGTTCGCGATGCCGAACACGTCGCCGGTCGCCGACACGGCGGGCGTCGTCGAGCAGGAGCTCGCACTGGGGGAGGCCGCAGGCTTCGTCACGGTGCAGCCCATCGGCGCCGTGACGATCGGACAGCGCGGCGAGCGCCTGGCAGAACTCGGCGCGATGGCGGATTCGCGGGCGCGCGTCCGCGTCTTCAGCGATGACGGCTTCTGCGTCTGGGATCCGCTCATCATGCGCCGCGCGCTCGAATACGTGAAGGCGTTCGACGGCGTCGTCGCGCAGCATGCGCAGGACCCGCGCCTCACTGAGGGCGCCCAGATGAACGAAGGCTCGGTCTCGGCCGAACTGGGCCTCGCGGGGTGGCCCGCCGTCGCCGAGGAGTCGATCATCGCGCGAGACGTCCTGCTCGCGGAGCACGTCGGATCTCGTCTGCACGTCTGCCATCTGTCGACAGCCGGATCCGTCGACATCATCCGCTGGGCCAAGAAGCGCGGCGTCGACGTGACGGCCGAAGTCACGCCGCACCACCTCCTCCTCACGGACGATCTCGTGCACGGCTACGACGCGCGTTTCAAAGTCAACCCGCCGCTGCGGCGCGAGGAGGATGTGCGCGCCGTCCGCGAGGGCCTGGCCGACGGGACGATCGACATCGTCGCGACGGATCACGCCCCTCATCCGGCCGAGGCGAAGGCCTGCGAGTGGCAAGCGGCGGCCAACGGCATGGTCGGTCTCGAGAGCGCACTGCGCGTCGTGCAGCAGGCGATGATCGAGACGGGCCTCCTCGATTGGGCCGACGTCGCGCGGGTGATGTCGCGAACGCCCGCTCGCATCGGCCGCCTCGCCGGCCACGGAACGCCGCTCGAGGTGGGCGCCCCGGCATCTCTGACGCTTCACGATCCCTCGCCCGTTCGCCCGTTCTCGCTTCAGGATCTGCGAGGCCGCAGCAAGAACTCGCCCTATGTGGGCCGCGAGCTCCCCGGCGAGGTCCGCTGGACCGTCTACCGCGGCCTTCCCACCGTCGTCGACGGGGCAGTCCTGGAACGCCCGGGAGTCCTGTCGTGA